TACCAATGTTTTATTCATGTCGCTGCTTTTTTATCACTTCACAAAAGTATCTAACTTTGTAAATTGTGTGTACATCAGATGCTGAATGTAAGGAACTAACAAAAGTGTAACTATGAGTAAGATCAAATCATCATCCACCCATCAGGAGAATAAGCAGTTGCTGGAGGCGGAGTGCCCTGAGATCTATGCTGCCAATCAGATCAGCGGGCAATGGACCGTTGCTATCTGTTGCTGCCTGGCGATCGGCACACGGCGATTTGGAGAACTGAAAAAGGAACTGCCTACTATTACAGAACGTATACTCACACTCGAGTTGAAAAAGCTGGAGCAAAGGCAGCTGATCGTACGTACGGTATATGCAGAGGTACCCGTACGTGTTGAATACGAATTGACAGAGATCGGTAGAGAGCTGGTGCCCATAATGGAGCAGTTACAGCACTGGGGAATACGGCATAAGGCATGGGTTTCCCGCGAACAGACCGTATAGGTTTTAGCGAATGATGTCATTTGTACTGGATATTTTTCTGCGGCGGCGTTTTTTCTGATGTTTTTTTAAAATAGCTGTAATGTACGTCTGTCGGGTATTTGTGGTGATGATGGTTGTTTTTTATTGAAAATATTTTAAATAAAGTGCTTGATATTTAAAATTATTGCCTATCATTGCACCCCGATCGAAAAGAAAGGGAATGATTCCGTAGCTCAGTTGGTAGAGCAATACACTTTTAATGTATGGGTCCTGGGTTCGAGTCCCAGCGGGATCACAGAAAATTAAACGCTTCAAGTTCTTGAACTTGGAGCGTTTTCACTTTTAGGGAGTTTCACATACTGCTTATATCAACGATTGGTAGGTTAGAGTCTCTTGTCTGCTTTGGCGGCACGATGTTCATTCCCTTTAAAAATGGCCTTGTCTGTGCTATTTGTTTACTCTTCACTCTTTCATCAAACCAATGCCCAAAGAAATCTGCATAGGTGTCATATGTTTCTTCACTTACAAGACCTCTGATGAAATTTTCAAAGTCCTTCGCCAGAAAAGTTTTTTATAATTCGATTCCTGGTCGGCATGCAACGCTTCGGGCTCCCGTCTTTTCCTCATTTCGAGTAGCCCAGCATTATAATGGATCTTTATTAAAAGCATATTCCAACAGCTAGCTTTTATAGTTATCAATACCAATCTGCATCGACTTCTTTCTGCATTCCTCTGAGGCTGTTTCATCATACCAGGTGACTTGAAAATGATCGCATGTAACTGCTGCAGGTAAATCTTCTATCTGATACGTGATTGAATTGCGACCGACACAAATGACGTTGCCAAAAAATGGGAATGCCTCCAGCACCCCTACACGGAATGCCGGAAGACCTGCATTGGTAAAGGCAAGAGGATCAAACAGCATAGTGAGTCGTTTATTCGGATGTATCATGTCAACTGTATCGGTGTGCAGGAGCTCTTTTACCTGCTGGTATCGAATGGCTGTTTCTGCTGGCAATATGATTTCTTTCATTGTCTGCTCATAACCGTCGAATAATATAGCGCGCATGGGGTATTTATGGTTTGACAACAAAAATAATAAGTTCATTTATTATTTTCGTGATATAAAATGCATGTTATGTATACCCCAAATATGGCAGATATCCAACGGATAGCCCTGATTAATGACCCT
The DNA window shown above is from Chitinophaga agri and carries:
- a CDS encoding winged helix-turn-helix transcriptional regulator produces the protein MSKIKSSSTHQENKQLLEAECPEIYAANQISGQWTVAICCCLAIGTRRFGELKKELPTITERILTLELKKLEQRQLIVRTVYAEVPVRVEYELTEIGRELVPIMEQLQHWGIRHKAWVSREQTV